In a genomic window of Pokkaliibacter sp. MBI-7:
- the hpaA gene encoding 4-hydroxyphenylacetate catabolism regulatory protein HpaA — MNTMVIPDPKTARAIPGATTTTPIPNINIGQEYDQRYAEADVHYEGFEKLADFFGRNMPVHRHDRFFQVHLVMSGVVRVYLDDRLYVVEGPMFFVTPPTIPHAFVTETGSTGHVLTVRQQLVWSHFEGMQAGSLRGCIDQPLCVALDREAHPSQELMTLFALIATEFADVQRSGRELALIALTRLLFVHLLRYADQNHPAQTTRKDEIGIFHRFNELIEAHYQEHWTLDRYAGKLNISESRLNDICRRLSDLPSKRLVHDRVVQEAKRLLMFTDHSVTEIAYTLGFNDPAYFARFFRRATSMTASEYRQREAI; from the coding sequence ATGAACACGATGGTCATACCCGACCCCAAAACCGCACGAGCAATACCGGGCGCGACGACCACCACGCCTATCCCCAATATCAATATTGGGCAGGAGTACGATCAGCGTTACGCCGAAGCAGACGTCCACTACGAAGGGTTTGAGAAGCTGGCTGACTTTTTCGGACGTAATATGCCCGTGCATCGCCATGATCGATTTTTTCAGGTGCATCTGGTCATGAGCGGAGTCGTGCGGGTGTATCTGGATGATCGTTTGTATGTGGTTGAAGGGCCGATGTTCTTTGTTACGCCCCCAACAATCCCCCATGCCTTTGTTACCGAAACCGGCAGTACGGGTCATGTGCTGACGGTGCGGCAGCAGCTGGTCTGGTCCCATTTCGAGGGTATGCAGGCCGGGAGTTTGCGTGGCTGTATCGATCAGCCGCTATGTGTCGCGCTGGACCGTGAGGCTCATCCCAGTCAGGAGCTGATGACATTATTTGCCCTGATCGCAACGGAGTTTGCTGATGTGCAGCGCAGCGGACGGGAGCTGGCGCTGATTGCACTGACGCGCCTGCTGTTCGTCCACCTGCTGCGCTATGCCGACCAGAACCATCCCGCACAGACCACACGCAAGGATGAAATAGGCATCTTCCACCGCTTCAACGAACTGATCGAGGCTCATTATCAGGAGCACTGGACGCTGGATCGCTACGCCGGAAAGCTGAATATCAGCGAGTCACGTCTGAATGATATCTGTCGGCGGCTATCGGATTTGCCTTCCAAGCGTCTGGTCCATGATCGGGTGGTGCAGGAAGCAAAACGCCTGCTGATGTTTACTGATCACAGCGTCACCGAGATTGCCTATACCCTTGGCTTCAATGATCCGGCTTACTTTGCCCGCTTTTTCCGCCGGGCGACCTCAATGACAGCCAGTGAGTATCGGCAGCGTGAGGCCATCTGA
- a CDS encoding aldehyde dehydrogenase family protein, which translates to MPAQSQIAVLESVQAFLQRQHGLYIDGKQQESRSGQRLQVCNPATGQVIGSIAQADSNEVDTAVRSAQHAFTSGIWSALRPADRERILLKVADVLEAHSEELAQLETLNQGKSIHIARAIEVGATIEFVRYMAGWATKIGGETMDVSIPVPQGARYTAYTRREPIGVVGAIVPWNFPLMIATWKIIPALAAGCTVVLKPSEETPLTALRLAELLTEAGVPDGVVNVITGDGKTTGEALITHPLISKLTFTGSTSVGKRIGHAAVDQMARFTLELGGKNPLIIMDDADIAQVVPGVMMGGLLNQGQVCAAASRIYVQRSHYEVVLNALIEAVKGMSIGPGMDPDARINPVVSRRHQQSIYRFLEQAKAEGVQVHQGCKVPEGEGFYVEPTILSAVDHSHSIIHSEVFGPVLAVMPFDTEDEVLALANDSHYGLAASLWTTNLNTAMRMVPKIKSGTVWVNTHVPLDPAMPFGGHKQSGMGREFGKGAVESFTEIKSVCIAHD; encoded by the coding sequence ATGCCCGCGCAGAGTCAGATTGCTGTATTGGAAAGTGTTCAGGCCTTTTTACAACGCCAGCATGGCTTGTATATCGACGGAAAGCAGCAGGAGAGCAGGTCAGGGCAGCGCTTGCAGGTGTGCAATCCTGCGACAGGGCAGGTCATTGGCAGCATTGCCCAGGCGGACAGTAATGAGGTCGATACCGCCGTACGCAGTGCTCAACACGCCTTTACCAGTGGTATCTGGTCAGCACTCCGTCCAGCTGACAGAGAGCGTATCCTGCTGAAAGTTGCTGATGTTCTTGAAGCGCACAGCGAAGAGCTGGCCCAGCTGGAAACCCTCAATCAGGGAAAATCGATTCATATCGCACGTGCTATCGAAGTAGGGGCCACCATTGAGTTTGTCCGTTATATGGCAGGATGGGCAACCAAGATCGGTGGGGAAACGATGGACGTGTCCATTCCTGTCCCGCAGGGTGCCAGGTACACCGCTTATACCCGGCGCGAACCGATAGGTGTAGTAGGGGCAATCGTACCCTGGAACTTCCCTTTGATGATTGCCACCTGGAAGATCATTCCGGCACTGGCAGCGGGATGCACTGTGGTATTGAAGCCTTCCGAGGAAACCCCTCTGACGGCTTTGCGTCTGGCCGAGTTGTTAACGGAAGCAGGGGTTCCTGACGGTGTGGTCAATGTAATTACGGGTGATGGAAAGACCACCGGAGAGGCGCTGATCACTCATCCACTGATAAGTAAGCTGACATTTACAGGTTCCACCTCAGTGGGTAAGCGTATTGGTCATGCGGCGGTTGACCAGATGGCACGATTTACTCTTGAGCTGGGAGGGAAAAACCCGCTGATTATCATGGATGACGCGGATATTGCTCAGGTCGTTCCCGGAGTCATGATGGGCGGCTTGCTCAATCAGGGGCAGGTATGTGCCGCTGCTTCACGCATCTATGTGCAGCGCAGTCACTATGAGGTAGTACTGAACGCCCTGATCGAGGCAGTGAAGGGAATGAGTATCGGCCCTGGCATGGACCCTGATGCCCGGATCAATCCTGTGGTTTCAAGACGACATCAGCAGTCCATTTATCGCTTTCTTGAGCAGGCAAAAGCAGAGGGCGTGCAGGTTCATCAAGGCTGCAAAGTACCAGAAGGCGAGGGCTTTTACGTTGAGCCGACGATTCTCTCCGCTGTCGATCACTCCCACAGCATCATTCACAGCGAAGTCTTTGGTCCGGTGCTGGCTGTCATGCCGTTCGATACAGAAGACGAGGTGCTGGCGCTGGCGAATGATTCCCACTATGGCCTTGCAGCCAGCCTCTGGACCACTAACCTCAACACTGCCATGCGCATGGTGCCTAAGATCAAATCAGGGACGGTGTGGGTGAATACTCATGTGCCTCTGGATCCTGCGATGCCTTTTGGTGGCCACAAGCAATCGGGTATGGGGCGTGAGTTTGGGAAGGGCGCAGTGGAGAGCTTTACGGAGATCAAATCCGTCTGTATTGCCCATGATTAA
- a CDS encoding fumarylacetoacetate hydrolase family protein — MKRGHILLDGQDWEIIQHSKLPPGPEANKLPWKLPVTGTVIGVALNTTSILASLEDQLDKAPYKEAPKTPVLFIKTANTHVKSGQAVAIPLDQPSFAGPALGVLIGKVASKVREEDALEVIAGYTLVNEISLEEKSFYRPDIKGKCRDTFCPIGTLITDTSSIADPSALTIDVSVNGVSQQQYSTSELIYSIPQLIARISTFMTLQPGDLLITGTPLKQVRLQNGDIISLHCKELGSLENPVVAAINHETDAEIGQ; from the coding sequence ATGAAACGCGGTCACATCCTGCTTGATGGTCAGGACTGGGAGATCATCCAGCACTCCAAACTCCCTCCTGGCCCGGAGGCCAATAAGCTGCCCTGGAAGCTCCCCGTTACGGGTACGGTGATAGGTGTCGCTCTTAACACCACCAGTATTTTGGCTTCTCTTGAAGACCAGCTTGATAAGGCACCCTATAAGGAAGCCCCAAAAACGCCTGTACTATTCATCAAAACGGCTAACACCCACGTTAAGTCTGGCCAGGCAGTAGCGATTCCGCTGGATCAGCCAAGCTTTGCAGGCCCGGCGTTAGGCGTCCTGATCGGTAAAGTCGCCAGCAAGGTACGTGAAGAAGACGCTCTTGAGGTGATTGCAGGCTACACCCTGGTGAATGAGATCAGTCTGGAAGAAAAATCCTTCTACCGGCCCGACATCAAGGGAAAATGCCGGGACACTTTCTGCCCAATCGGTACGCTGATTACTGATACCAGCAGTATTGCAGACCCTTCCGCTCTGACCATTGATGTATCGGTAAATGGGGTATCACAGCAGCAGTACAGCACTTCAGAACTGATTTACTCCATACCTCAGCTGATCGCCCGGATTTCCACCTTTATGACCTTGCAACCAGGAGATTTGCTGATCACAGGGACACCGTTGAAGCAGGTGCGTCTGCAGAACGGTGACATCATCAGCCTGCATTGTAAGGAGCTGGGCAGTCTGGAAAATCCGGTTGTAGCAGCAATCAATCACGAGACTGACGCGGAGATAGGTCAATGA
- a CDS encoding fumarylacetoacetate hydrolase family protein: MKHGHIRHQGQIHAISFDDPKRITLADGTVLSEEQLEWLPPQCNTLFALGLNYADHAAELAFKAPTEPLVFIKAPNTITAHRTATVRPDNVAYMHYECELVVVIGKSAKNVSRVNAMDYVQGYTLCNDYAVRDYLENYYRPNLRVKSRDTLTPLGPWIVDAADVPDPHNLALKTYVNGELTQAGTTRDMVFDIPFLIEYLSSFMTLSPGDMIATGTPEGLRDVIPGDEVVVEIEGIGRLVNRIVSEAEYQTQQQAS, translated from the coding sequence ATGAAGCACGGTCACATTCGTCACCAGGGGCAGATCCACGCCATCAGTTTTGATGACCCCAAGCGAATTACTCTTGCTGATGGCACCGTCCTGAGCGAAGAGCAACTCGAATGGTTACCCCCTCAATGCAACACACTATTTGCACTGGGGCTGAACTATGCCGATCACGCCGCAGAACTGGCATTCAAGGCACCCACCGAGCCGCTGGTCTTTATCAAGGCACCCAACACAATAACGGCACACCGCACAGCGACTGTTCGTCCGGATAACGTTGCCTATATGCACTACGAGTGTGAGCTGGTTGTCGTTATCGGAAAATCAGCTAAGAACGTCAGCCGCGTTAACGCTATGGACTATGTTCAGGGCTATACCCTATGCAATGACTATGCTGTGCGTGACTATCTGGAAAACTACTATCGCCCCAATCTTCGCGTTAAAAGCAGAGATACCCTGACCCCACTTGGCCCGTGGATAGTCGATGCAGCAGATGTACCGGATCCGCATAACCTTGCACTTAAAACCTATGTGAATGGGGAGCTGACTCAGGCTGGCACAACCCGTGACATGGTTTTCGACATCCCCTTCCTCATCGAATACCTGAGTAGCTTTATGACGCTCAGCCCAGGAGACATGATCGCTACCGGTACACCTGAAGGCCTCAGGGATGTTATACCGGGAGATGAAGTCGTGGTTGAAATTGAGGGGATCGGCCGTCTGGTCAATCGCATAGTGAGTGAAGCTGAATATCAAACGCAGCAGCAGGCAAGTTGA
- the hpaD gene encoding 3,4-dihydroxyphenylacetate 2,3-dioxygenase, with translation MGKIVLAAKITHVPSMYLSELPGEHHGCREAAINGHKEIGRRARALGADTALVFDTHWLVNSAYHINCGEHFKGTYTSNELPHFIRDMDYEYSGCPELGELIAEEANSTGVRSLAHNIPSLDLEYGTLVPMRYMHMDIPAAQHFKVVSVAAWCAWHSLEDSFAFGAAVRRAIEKSDRNVVVLASGSLSHRFTDSQNARENMHKWTREFDRQVDLHVVEMWRQGRFNEFCAMLPDYAEHCYGEGKMHDTAMLLGLLGGESYSGQVEVITDLFGSSGTGQINAIFPLPADFI, from the coding sequence ATGGGCAAAATAGTACTTGCCGCCAAAATCACTCACGTCCCTTCGATGTATCTGTCGGAACTACCTGGCGAGCATCATGGCTGCAGGGAAGCGGCAATCAATGGACATAAAGAAATTGGCAGGCGAGCTCGTGCCTTGGGTGCCGATACCGCCCTGGTATTTGACACCCACTGGCTGGTGAACAGTGCCTACCACATCAACTGTGGCGAGCACTTCAAAGGTACTTATACCAGCAATGAGTTACCTCACTTTATCCGTGACATGGATTACGAATATTCAGGTTGCCCTGAACTGGGCGAGCTGATCGCTGAGGAAGCCAACAGCACTGGCGTGCGTAGCCTGGCGCATAACATTCCCAGTCTGGATCTGGAGTACGGCACTCTCGTGCCTATGCGTTACATGCATATGGACATCCCCGCCGCACAGCATTTCAAAGTGGTATCAGTGGCCGCCTGGTGTGCCTGGCATAGTCTGGAGGACAGCTTTGCTTTTGGTGCAGCTGTCCGTCGGGCAATCGAAAAGAGTGACAGGAACGTAGTGGTCTTGGCATCCGGCTCACTTTCCCATCGTTTCACTGACAGTCAGAACGCCAGAGAGAACATGCATAAGTGGACCCGGGAATTTGACAGACAGGTTGACTTGCATGTGGTGGAAATGTGGCGCCAGGGCCGCTTCAACGAGTTCTGCGCCATGTTGCCAGATTACGCTGAGCACTGTTACGGCGAAGGAAAAATGCACGACACCGCCATGTTGCTGGGGTTATTGGGTGGCGAATCTTATAGCGGGCAAGTTGAAGTCATTACTGATCTTTTCGGTAGTTCAGGTACTGGTCAGATCAACGCGATATTTCCTCTTCCTGCCGACTTTATCTGA
- the hpaH gene encoding 2-oxo-hept-4-ene-1,7-dioate hydratase: MLDANLIVQAANRLDEAEKNRQQIRQFSLDYPDISIEDAYAIQKAWVDIKLANGRKLIGHKIGLTSRAMQVSSNITEPDYGALLDDMRFEEGSDIPFHRFIVPRVEVELAFILGKPLRGPDCTIFDVLDATDYVIPALEIIDARIQQIDPQTKVTRKVFDTISDNAANAGIVLGGRAIRPHELDLRRIPAILYRNGVIEESGVSAAVLNHPAKGVAWLANKLAPYDVTLEAGQIILGGSFTRPVNVNPGDTFHVDYDQLGSIACRFV; this comes from the coding sequence ATGCTTGATGCCAATCTCATTGTGCAAGCGGCTAATCGCCTCGATGAAGCGGAGAAAAACCGACAACAGATACGTCAGTTTTCTCTCGACTACCCTGATATCAGCATTGAAGATGCCTATGCCATCCAGAAAGCATGGGTAGATATCAAGCTGGCAAATGGCCGTAAGCTGATAGGCCACAAAATTGGGCTTACCTCACGCGCGATGCAGGTCTCCTCCAACATTACAGAGCCTGACTACGGCGCTTTACTGGATGACATGCGTTTTGAGGAAGGCAGTGATATTCCCTTTCATCGGTTTATCGTTCCACGGGTCGAAGTAGAGCTGGCTTTTATCCTGGGTAAGCCACTACGTGGTCCTGATTGCACAATTTTTGATGTACTCGATGCGACAGACTACGTGATTCCGGCGCTGGAAATCATCGATGCGCGTATTCAACAGATCGACCCACAAACCAAAGTGACTCGTAAGGTATTCGATACCATCTCCGACAATGCAGCCAACGCAGGAATCGTGCTGGGTGGCCGGGCCATACGACCACATGAGCTGGATTTACGACGTATCCCCGCCATTCTTTATCGAAACGGAGTGATTGAAGAGTCCGGAGTATCGGCTGCGGTACTTAATCATCCCGCCAAAGGTGTTGCTTGGCTGGCGAACAAACTTGCACCTTATGACGTCACTCTGGAAGCCGGTCAGATTATTCTTGGTGGCTCATTCACCCGGCCGGTCAACGTCAATCCGGGCGACACTTTCCATGTCGATTATGATCAGCTAGGTAGCATAGCCTGTCGCTTTGTCTGA
- the hpaI gene encoding 4-hydroxy-2-oxoheptanedioate aldolase, translating to MDLPINTFKKRLKAGDQLIGLWLGLADPYCAELAANAGFDWLLLDGEHAPNDLRSQLAQLQAISPYASHPIIRPAIGDTVLIKQLLDIGAQTLLIPLVETAEQAAELVRAMRYPPQGIRGVGSALARASRWNSIPDYLDSADDQMCLLVQIETVKGLQNLNAIAAVEGVDGVFIGPADLSAALGHRGKPTHPEVQTAIEDAINRIQNAGKAAGILMADAKLAQHYLELGCGFVAVGVDTTVLMKGLKSLANEFIASASTLPSSLKPSVY from the coding sequence ATGGATTTACCAATCAATACCTTCAAAAAGCGTCTTAAAGCAGGCGATCAACTCATCGGTTTATGGCTCGGTCTGGCTGATCCGTACTGCGCAGAGCTCGCCGCAAATGCTGGCTTTGACTGGTTGCTGCTTGATGGCGAACATGCCCCTAACGATTTGCGTAGTCAGTTAGCACAATTACAGGCAATTTCTCCCTACGCCAGCCATCCCATAATTCGTCCGGCCATTGGTGACACCGTACTCATCAAGCAACTGCTCGATATTGGAGCGCAAACATTACTGATTCCGTTAGTAGAAACAGCAGAACAGGCTGCAGAGCTTGTTCGTGCAATGCGCTACCCTCCTCAGGGGATACGTGGTGTCGGTAGCGCCCTGGCACGTGCATCTCGCTGGAACTCCATCCCTGACTATCTGGATTCGGCAGATGATCAGATGTGCTTGCTTGTTCAGATAGAAACAGTGAAAGGTCTGCAAAATCTCAATGCCATTGCAGCGGTTGAGGGCGTCGATGGCGTATTTATAGGACCAGCAGACCTTTCGGCAGCGCTAGGTCATCGAGGTAAACCTACGCATCCTGAAGTACAAACGGCTATTGAAGATGCAATTAATCGAATTCAGAACGCTGGGAAAGCCGCTGGTATCTTGATGGCTGATGCAAAACTGGCTCAGCACTATTTGGAGCTGGGGTGTGGCTTTGTTGCTGTCGGCGTTGATACCACCGTTTTGATGAAAGGATTAAAGTCTTTGGCAAACGAATTCATAGCTTCAGCATCAACGTTACCGTCCAGTCTGAAACCGTCAGTCTATTGA
- a CDS encoding site-specific integrase, which produces MTTQSSPASVTPSAHQPLHSEMDTDVTVDSPPMGELPPVLPLFDTLQLLEDGNPHINQHLTRLSLSSQQDASLVYEYAVDWLLEQRHSENNYKAYRSELTTFLHWCFDVEQIAVSDITRRILGCYLDYCENPPVALIAYRNVAQFIAIKETGERVPNPLWRPFLGKKQDGRELPYRISEKALRTKLAILSAFFIYLINEEYSERNPAAILLKLGRFRDVAQNSAAGEDNEDLKAFTELQWSYVMGTAEKMAQEDPEFHERTLFLASLMYSCYLRISEVAARPGFSPSMGQFRRDQKTGVWGFYIPRSKGGKRRTVAVSDSLLDALRRYRAWLGLSALPMVGDDTPLFVRHRVAQRGRDSGMLNANLGIRQLREVINELFVRTASAMEEDGFTHDGAEVRQMTPHSLRHTGISHDINLNQRPLSHVQADAGHDSIDTTSQYLHTSRVERHQSARNKPMDRLR; this is translated from the coding sequence ATGACGACCCAATCCTCACCTGCATCAGTTACTCCATCAGCTCATCAGCCGCTACATTCCGAAATGGATACGGATGTTACTGTCGACTCACCCCCGATGGGTGAACTGCCGCCGGTATTACCTTTGTTTGATACGCTGCAGCTGCTGGAGGATGGAAACCCGCATATCAACCAACATCTGACCAGATTGTCTCTTTCCAGTCAGCAGGATGCTTCTCTGGTTTATGAATATGCAGTGGACTGGCTACTGGAGCAGCGACATAGCGAGAACAACTACAAGGCGTATCGCAGTGAGCTGACCACCTTTTTACACTGGTGCTTTGATGTGGAGCAGATAGCTGTAAGTGATATTACCCGCCGCATTCTTGGATGCTATCTGGACTATTGTGAGAACCCGCCAGTGGCATTGATTGCCTATCGTAATGTGGCTCAGTTCATTGCTATCAAGGAAACAGGCGAGCGTGTACCGAATCCCTTATGGCGACCCTTTCTCGGTAAAAAGCAGGATGGCAGGGAGTTACCTTATCGAATCAGCGAGAAGGCGTTGCGGACCAAGCTGGCGATTCTGTCAGCTTTTTTCATTTACCTCATTAATGAGGAGTATTCGGAGCGTAATCCTGCCGCTATTTTGCTGAAGCTGGGTCGATTCCGTGACGTCGCGCAAAACAGCGCAGCGGGTGAGGATAACGAAGACCTGAAAGCATTTACGGAGTTGCAGTGGTCCTACGTTATGGGTACTGCCGAAAAAATGGCCCAGGAAGATCCCGAGTTTCACGAGCGCACGTTGTTTCTCGCCAGTCTGATGTACAGCTGTTATCTGAGAATTTCAGAGGTGGCGGCACGACCGGGTTTTTCTCCTTCTATGGGGCAGTTCCGGCGTGACCAGAAAACGGGTGTATGGGGCTTTTATATTCCGCGTAGTAAAGGAGGAAAGCGGCGTACCGTCGCTGTGTCTGACTCGTTGCTGGATGCTCTGCGGCGCTATCGGGCGTGGCTAGGGCTATCAGCTTTACCCATGGTGGGTGATGACACGCCTTTATTCGTCCGGCATCGCGTTGCTCAGCGGGGAAGAGACAGCGGCATGCTGAATGCGAATCTGGGTATTCGACAACTGAGGGAAGTTATCAATGAGCTGTTTGTGCGGACTGCATCTGCAATGGAAGAGGATGGCTTCACACATGATGGAGCAGAGGTGCGACAGATGACACCCCATAGCTTGCGTCATACTGGTATCTCCCATGACATCAATTTGAATCAGCGACCGTTATCTCACGTTCAGGCCGATGCCGGTCATGACAGCATCGACACGACCTCACAATATCTGCATACCTCACGGGTAGAGCGTCATCAGAGTGCACGTAACAAGCCCATGGACCGGCTACGCTAA